The region catggaagggggtaagatttctgtctgatggggagtgcagctccatagaatagactgtgaaggtgtggctctcatactacatggaagggggtaagatttctgtctgatggggagtgcagctccatagaatagactgtgaaggtgtggctctcatactacatggtagggggtaagatttctgtctgatggggagtgcagctccatagaatagactgtgaaggtatgggtctcatactacatggaagggggtaagatttctgtctgatggggagttcagctccatagaaaagactgtgtagagtatggctctcatactacatgaagggtggtaagattggtctgtgatccttcattttccaaagactatggtctgatgtgtgtatgagccttaagtaggcctgcccagcaaaatgttggttaAAGCTCATCTCAGAAAAAAATTTCAGCATATCTATTAAATAGGCAGTGccccttaaacataactaggcagttacctggcttctgtgctggtctggctttctgctgggcaggctggcctactgccagtccccccatagcattccctgaccttctagtggactgcctcccatgctcccaccccaccacaactcccagcatgtccccataaaagaaccacagctccctgcatggcaccacagcacccaatatgtccACATAGAGGAACCATAGCACCCGACATACCCCCCGTTGCTGTGCTGTGGTGGCATGCTGGGTACTATGGTGCCTCTATCAGACacactgggtgctgtaatgccatatTGAGTGCTttgtagggcatgctgggtactgtgtggtgcatgCTGGGTACTATGGtgcgtctagtgaaaaatggcgccagatACCGTTTTTATAAAAATGGcgcctcataggaaatcattgccgaATGCTTTTTATCGTTCCTGActattaaaaaatggcgccggtgtcctaaacgatatttttcgtttatGTGTTTGTCTTGTTTATATTTCTAAACTATATTTTTCGTTTATTGCAATCCATTTCACTagacgcgttattttacgcgctAATTCTTCTCCCTTTATTTTACTTGTCTTTCAAACTTCTTAAAAACGTTATTTTTCGTTCATTAATTCTTGTAACCTTGTTTGTTTCTGTGCataattttaatttttgtttaATTCAGCACTCATGTGTATGTgttataaattttttttaaataattaggtAATCTAATTTAAATATAATCCatgaaaaaataaatttttaatgttgaaaatattattttatttattcaaaATTAAAGAATTATTTTTCACTTCCAATGAGACTCGAACCTGCAAATGTGAAAGTCTTTGAACAGAAGCCATCTGACTCACCCACTGctctacttctttttttttttttttacttttcattttcagtactTGTCTTCATCGTTATTATTCCAGaaatagcaccatctagtgttcAAATGAAATATCGTCCTAAATGGCATTGTATTGTTCCAAATAAATGTAGTATTCCCTATCAGTGTCCAATAAAATGTCTAATGaaatttattttatgtatttttattttattaatatcaTAAATAAATCCATATTCTACAGTAAGAAGAGAGATCATTAATTATGTTAGCATTTATCATTACTTTTTAAATATGGGTCAGTACTTATGCATATGTTTCATTAATTATTTCATATGTGTTTTGATAATAAATTTGTAATCTATCAATATACATGAAATAAGTGTACTATATTTGTAAAGTATCAATTTTAGTTctaaaattaaaatgtataatttttaCTACCACTGAGTTTTGAACTTGAAAATTTTAGAGTCTTTTCACATCAGCCCTCTGCCCTAACCAGTATACTATACCCTTTTTGTTTACTATACCAATTCATGTCTAATACTTGTTTTCATATTTTCTTCCCCTACAAATAGCACCCTCTAAACTTTAAATTTAATGCTGACCTAAATTGTATTATTCCCACATGAATTGAGTATTGGCCAAAAAttgtaataaaaatgtttaatgtacaacaatttttatttattagataatttaatatgttcagaaaaaaaaaaaaataatgtttctaATAGGGCAAATGATCATAACTTACTAATATAGCAATATAATTGATGGTTCCTGACCTGCTGTTCCAAGAGATCGATggcccaccagggcaggctgcacccACCGTAGTCTTCAACAAGCACAGTGAtctgctcccctccatccctcttaTCGCCCacagcactagagatggcccgaacagttcgccggcgaacgtttcCCTGCGAACTTCAGCGTTTTGCGTTTGTGAACTttcgtgaacttttgcggaagtttggttctCACCATAATGCACCCTTAGGTGTCAACTTtcaccctgtacatcacagtcagcaggcccagtgtagccaattaggctacactagcccctggagccactcccccccctaataaaaggcaggcagcggccattacgctcactcgtgtgcctgtgttagtgagagtagggcgcgctgctgcagactgtctgtcatagggaaagattagttaggcttagcttgttcctggctgcatacctgttctgtgtacccaccactgcatacctgtactgtgaacccaccactgcatacctgttcagtgaaccccccactgcatacctgttctgtcgaacccaccactgcatacctgttcagtgaacccaccactgcatacctgttcagtgaacccgccactgcatacctgttcagtgaacccaccactgcatacctgttcagtgaacctgccactgaatACGTgtactgttaagtgaacccgccactgcatacctgttctgttcagtgaagccgccactgcatacctgttctgttcagtgaacccgccactgttcaaaacatttcccacactcagcacatgaaaatggcTGCTCACCAGTCtgacatctctcatgtttgacaaggcttcctctctctccaaaacatttgccacactcagcacatgaatagggctgctCACCAGTCtgacatctctcatgtatgacaaggcttcctttctgcccaaaacatttcccaacctcagcacatgaatagggctgctCAACAGTTTGACATCTCTCATGTatcacaaggcttcctttctctccaaaacatttcccacactcagcacatgaaaatggcTGCTCACCAGTCTGACAtctttcatgtatgacaagacatcctctctctccaaaacatttcccacactcagcacatgaatagggctgctCACCAGTCTGACATCTCTCTGGtatgacaaggcttcctttctctccaaaacatttcccaacctcagcacatgaataaggctgctcaccagtctgacatctctcatgtatcacaaggcttcctttctctccaaaacatttcccacactcagcacatgaaaatggcTGCTCACCAGTCTGACAtctttcatgtatgacaagacttcctctctctccaaaacatttcccaacctcagcacatgaataaggctgctcaccagtctgacatctctcatgtatcacaaggcttcctttctctccaaaaccttTCCCaacctcagcacatgaataaggctgctcaccagtctgacatctctcatgtatcacaaggcttcctttctctccaaaacatttcccacactcagcacatgaaaatggcTGCTCACCAGTCTGACATCTCTCATGTatcacaaggcttcctttctctccaaaacatttcccaaactcagcacatgaaaatggcTGCTCACCAGTCTGACATCTTTCATgtattattggggtatgctacagaccacctcatattaatgaagctgcagaactgcaattactacagcaaattgaaaaagcggcaagtaaaaatgaggtcatagtatgggcgacttcaactttccagacattgactggggtattgaggctacccattctggtaaaagcagcagatttctggcagcactacaggacaattacttgactcaaatggtaacggaaccaactagggggaatgcgttactggatctgatcatttcgaatagaccagataatgtatcaaatgtgcaggttcaagaacatttgggaaatagtgatcacaacatgataacgtttgatctggtgactgataggccacggggcagcgggaccactaaaactatgaattttagaaaagcaaagttcaatcaaatcaggcaggcactaagtttggtgaactgggataatgtactacaaggggaggacactgaagggaaatggcaagcttttaaacgtattctcaatcaatattgtagtatgtatatcccatatggaaacaaaatgtctaggaataaaaaaaggcctctatggatgaatagaaaggttaaagataaaatgaagaggaaaaagaatgcctataaggtcctaaaacaggaggggaccgaggctgcactaagcaattataaggagtgcaataaaaattgtaaaaaagaaattaggctggcaaagatcgaagctgaaaatcaaatcgctagggatatcaaatctaacccaaaaaagttttacaagtacatcaactctaaaaaaagaaaggttgactgtataggactcctaaaggatgagggtgggaactcaatggtggatgaccaaggtaaggcagagttattaaatgctttctttgcttctgtctttacaaaggaaacagcactgttgcaaattacagaggcggaagagtctcaatcttctaactgtaatattaaatacttaacgcaggaagaagtaaaggcaagactaaataaattaaaaatagacaaggcacctggcccggatggcatgcatcctcgggtcctaagggaattaagttcagttatagataaacccctttatcttatcttttgtgactctcttgcaactggcagagtcccagtggattggcgtacagcccacgttttcccattatttaagaagggcaaaaaatcagatccaggaaattatagacctgtaagcttaacatcagttgtatgcaaactatttgaggggttactaagagatactatacatgacttcatagtagaaaataatcttatttctcagcatcaacatgggtttactaaagacaggtcctgtttgactaacatgctcagcttttatgaggtagtgaatg is a window of Hyperolius riggenbachi isolate aHypRig1 chromosome 6, aHypRig1.pri, whole genome shotgun sequence DNA encoding:
- the LOC137522018 gene encoding zinc finger protein 84-like — translated: MRTNKEEATVTESKTGRSPGIRNLKETRLSFSTDCTTEDDVIGQESPADILKGSLVIHERCQTGEQPYSCAEVGKCLGERESLVIHERCQTGEQPFLCAECGKCFGEKGSLVIHERFKTGDQPYSCAEVGKCLGERGSLVVHERCQTGEQPYSCAEVGKCLGERGSLVIPERCQTGEQPYSCAECGKCFGERGCLHTPIIHERCQTGEQPFSCAEFGKCFGEKGSLVIHERCQTGEQPFSCAECGKCFGEKGSLVIHERCQTGEQPYSCAEVGKGFGEKGSLVIHERCQTGEQPYSCAEVGKCFGERGSLVIHERCQTGEQPFSCAECGKCFGEKGSLVIHERCQTGEQPYSCAEVGKCFGEKGSLVIPERCQTGEQPYSCAECGKCFGERGCLVIHERCQTGEQPFSCAECGKCFGEKGSLVIHERCQTVEQPYSCAEVGKCFGQKGSLVIHERCQTGEQPYSCAECGKCFGERGSLVKHERCQTGEQPFSCAECGKCFEQWRVH